A single region of the Chthoniobacterales bacterium genome encodes:
- a CDS encoding MASE1 domain-containing protein yields the protein MKDLPQHILRTLLLAGMYVAAGWFGLTSAALSGYVSPFWPPAGLALCFLLLQGWKTLPGIVLGVVTAAYFRQLPWTVTATIALGNTLEAVVAYLFLIRLAKFHLKLDRSRDVVALAFSAALAPIIAATLGTLAAWLAQKAEGRELASVWTTWWSGDVLGILVVAPLILSWWKPKREPLSRNKIVEILALGIGLTVVCRAVFNFGGPVSDSALAFLTFPFLLWAALRFGMRGAATASALVCFVAIQSVAAFSGPFRVAAVVENVWILQTFQVVSSLSALLVASLISERIASNLALHTSELRLHETQKYESLGIMAGGIAHDFNNLLTAVMGNAELLKLRLPGNPLVEEHTGEIEKAGRKASELCQQMVAFSGYTVIADVAVNLNDWLEKHLAAMTPVLPRQIRVQTVFSPEVLQVNIQPDQLLQVFQNLIDNSVEAYHGRSGLIEVETGIKKIDDANSRHNLPSLQVPAGSYVYFTVRDNGEGMSDDIKDRIFEPFFTTKFTGRGLGLAFVLGIVRAHQGTLQVVSQRDKGTEITILLPVRTLPEQTKTLPAAPALERTSEAYLMVDDDDLVREITVQLLRETGAKVFSASNGIAALDIYQAEVPEIDVVIIDWIMPGMTGFEVARAIRSIKPDQPIVLTSGFTNEEVSLELPGTGKTTFLPKPFTTKDIMVKVREVMS from the coding sequence ATGAAAGACCTCCCACAACACATCCTACGCACGCTCCTACTCGCAGGAATGTATGTCGCCGCAGGATGGTTTGGGCTCACTTCCGCCGCGCTTTCCGGGTATGTGTCCCCATTCTGGCCGCCTGCGGGACTGGCTTTGTGCTTCCTGCTTTTGCAAGGCTGGAAGACGTTGCCGGGCATCGTTCTTGGGGTTGTTACAGCCGCTTATTTTCGACAGTTGCCGTGGACGGTGACCGCCACCATCGCTCTGGGAAACACCTTGGAGGCGGTCGTAGCCTATCTTTTTCTGATCCGGCTCGCGAAATTTCACCTCAAACTGGATCGCTCGCGGGATGTGGTGGCGCTGGCCTTCAGCGCGGCGCTGGCCCCGATTATTGCAGCTACGCTTGGCACCCTTGCCGCATGGCTGGCGCAAAAAGCAGAAGGAAGAGAACTGGCCTCGGTCTGGACCACTTGGTGGTCGGGAGACGTGCTCGGTATTCTGGTCGTGGCACCTCTGATTCTCTCCTGGTGGAAACCGAAGCGTGAGCCGCTTTCCAGAAATAAAATCGTGGAAATCCTGGCTCTCGGCATCGGTTTGACCGTGGTCTGCCGGGCGGTTTTCAATTTCGGCGGCCCGGTGTCGGATTCCGCGCTGGCCTTTCTCACGTTTCCATTTCTGCTCTGGGCCGCGCTGCGTTTTGGAATGCGGGGCGCGGCCACAGCCAGCGCCTTGGTGTGTTTCGTGGCGATTCAATCTGTAGCGGCTTTTTCCGGTCCATTCCGGGTTGCGGCCGTCGTGGAAAATGTCTGGATTTTGCAGACGTTCCAAGTCGTTTCCAGTCTCAGCGCCCTGCTTGTCGCCTCGCTAATTTCCGAAAGAATCGCCTCCAACCTCGCTCTGCACACAAGCGAGTTGCGGCTCCATGAAACCCAGAAATACGAAAGCTTGGGCATTATGGCTGGCGGCATTGCTCACGACTTTAATAATTTGCTCACCGCCGTCATGGGAAATGCCGAGCTTCTCAAACTCCGGCTGCCAGGCAATCCGCTCGTCGAGGAGCACACGGGCGAAATCGAGAAAGCCGGGCGCAAAGCTTCCGAACTTTGCCAGCAAATGGTCGCCTTTTCCGGCTACACCGTGATCGCTGATGTCGCGGTGAATCTGAACGATTGGCTGGAAAAACATCTGGCTGCCATGACGCCCGTGCTGCCACGCCAGATCCGCGTGCAGACCGTTTTTTCTCCCGAAGTTCTGCAAGTGAATATCCAGCCGGATCAGCTTCTTCAAGTCTTCCAAAATTTGATCGACAACTCGGTCGAGGCTTATCACGGACGGAGCGGTCTCATCGAGGTGGAGACAGGGATTAAAAAAATCGACGACGCCAATTCGCGCCACAATCTGCCCTCACTCCAGGTGCCTGCGGGGAGTTACGTTTATTTCACCGTTCGCGACAACGGTGAGGGCATGTCGGACGACATTAAGGACCGGATCTTCGAGCCGTTTTTCACCACAAAATTCACCGGGCGCGGCCTGGGTCTGGCCTTTGTCCTCGGCATCGTGCGCGCGCATCAGGGAACATTGCAAGTCGTCTCGCAGCGCGACAAAGGGACTGAAATTACCATCCTTTTGCCCGTTCGCACCTTGCCGGAACAAACGAAAACGCTACCCGCGGCTCCTGCGCTGGAACGCACCAGCGAGGCTTATTTAATGGTCGATGACGATGATCTGGTTCGTGAGATCACAGTCCAACTCCTCCGCGAAACCGGTGCCAAAGTCTTCTCCGCCAGCAACGGCATCGCCGCGCTCGATATTTACCAAGCTGAAGTCCCGGAAATCGATGTGGTCATCATCGACTGGATCATGCCGGGCATGACTGGCTTCGAGGTCGCCCGCGCCATTCGCTCGATCAAGCCCGACCAGCCTATCGTGTTGACCAGTGGATTCACCAATGAGGAAGTCAGCCTCGAACTGCCCGGCACCGGAAAAACCACGTTTCTGCCCAAGCCATTTACGACCAAGGACATCATGGTCAAAGTCCGCGAAGTGATGAGCTAG
- a CDS encoding gamma-glutamylcyclotransferase family protein, producing the protein MTFDVAIEMEVKSFSNLSEAPITRLFVYGTLQRSDPSGKAALLGRTRLLGRGKVSAQLYNLGDYPGAVPVEPGDGWVSGDVHELDDFATQIHALDLYEGCAPTDPEPYEYRRELTSIAMEDGETITAWIYWYRGAITGLQRIRSGDWL; encoded by the coding sequence ATGACGTTCGATGTTGCCATTGAAATGGAAGTCAAATCCTTCTCAAATTTGAGCGAAGCGCCAATTACGCGACTTTTCGTCTATGGAACTCTGCAACGCTCGGACCCGAGCGGGAAAGCCGCTCTGCTCGGTCGCACACGCCTTTTGGGACGGGGAAAAGTCTCCGCACAACTCTACAATCTCGGCGACTATCCTGGGGCAGTTCCGGTCGAACCGGGTGATGGCTGGGTTTCTGGGGACGTCCACGAACTCGACGACTTCGCCACCCAGATTCACGCGCTCGACCTTTATGAAGGCTGCGCTCCCACCGATCCCGAGCCCTATGAATATCGCCGTGAGCTGACTTCCATTGCTATGGAAGACGGGGAAACAATCACCGCTTGGATTTATTGGTATCGAGGCGCGATTACCGGTTTGCAGCGCATCCGATCGGGCGACTGGCTATGA
- a CDS encoding NlpC/P60 family protein, translated as MSGPRGSVAFGRAHAPAEAPSPVKDAIHAGNRIAGKPYKWGGGHGSFDDSGYDCSGTVSYALGRAGLLSSPMDSKSLMNYGESGRGRWITIYARSGHAFMVVAGIRLDTTGNRGNDGPGWRGNARSLRGFVARHPAGL; from the coding sequence ATGTCCGGTCCGCGCGGCTCGGTCGCCTTTGGCCGGGCTCACGCTCCAGCCGAAGCGCCGTCGCCCGTGAAGGACGCCATTCACGCCGGCAACCGTATTGCGGGCAAACCCTACAAATGGGGCGGTGGCCACGGCAGTTTCGACGATTCGGGTTACGATTGCTCGGGCACCGTCAGTTACGCTTTGGGCCGGGCTGGATTGTTATCATCGCCGATGGATTCCAAATCTCTCATGAACTACGGCGAGAGCGGTCGCGGTCGCTGGATCACCATTTACGCCCGCAGCGGGCACGCCTTCATGGTGGTCGCCGGGATTCGCCTCGACACGACCGGCAACCGCGGCAACGACGGCCCCGGCTGGCGGGGAAATGCCCGTTCCCTGCGCGGCTTCGTGGCACGTCATCCTGCGGGTCTGTAA
- a CDS encoding DNA-3-methyladenine glycosylase I, which produces MSEKIRCPWCPPRDALYEAYHDEEWGVPVRDGRLLFEMLNLEGAQAGLSWRTVLGKRPAYREIFENFDPAKLAAWTEEPISAALLNPGIIRNRLKVRAVVRNARALQAFGGDLDAFSRYLWSFADNTPQQNNRTDLGDYPTRSEASDAMSRALKKLGFTFVGSTICYAFMQAVGMVNDHSATCFRREPVRNLAAKWRL; this is translated from the coding sequence ATGAGCGAAAAAATTCGTTGTCCGTGGTGTCCGCCGAGAGACGCGCTTTACGAGGCGTATCACGACGAGGAATGGGGCGTGCCGGTGCGCGATGGACGGCTGCTTTTTGAAATGCTCAACCTGGAAGGCGCGCAAGCCGGCCTGAGCTGGCGCACAGTCTTGGGCAAGCGCCCGGCTTACCGGGAAATCTTTGAAAATTTTGATCCGGCCAAGCTCGCCGCCTGGACGGAGGAGCCGATCTCGGCGGCATTGCTGAATCCGGGAATCATCCGCAATCGACTCAAAGTCCGGGCGGTGGTGCGAAATGCTCGTGCGTTGCAGGCGTTCGGCGGCGATCTCGATGCGTTTTCCCGCTACCTTTGGAGCTTTGCCGACAATACGCCGCAACAAAATAACCGGACCGACTTGGGCGATTATCCCACTCGCAGCGAGGCCAGCGATGCGATGAGCCGGGCGTTAAAGAAACTGGGCTTTACCTTCGTCGGCTCGACGATTTGCTATGCTTTCATGCAGGCCGTCGGCATGGTGAACGACCATTCGGCGACCTGTTTTCGGCGCGAGCCGGTTAGGAATCTGGCAGCAAAGTGGCGCCTTTGA
- a CDS encoding DUF2237 domain-containing protein produces MPSNVFGDPLECCCNNPLTGYYRDGFCHTGPGDVGLHTVCVVVTDEFLEFSQSRGNDLSTPMPEYQFPGLKAGDKWCLCVTRWVEALEENMAPQVVLAATHASALEFISLEELQAYAVD; encoded by the coding sequence ATGCCCTCGAACGTCTTTGGCGACCCTCTGGAATGCTGCTGCAACAACCCGCTGACCGGTTACTATCGCGACGGATTTTGTCACACCGGACCCGGCGATGTAGGGTTGCACACGGTCTGCGTGGTGGTGACCGACGAGTTTCTGGAGTTTAGCCAAAGCCGGGGAAATGATCTGTCCACGCCGATGCCGGAGTATCAATTTCCCGGATTGAAAGCGGGCGACAAATGGTGTCTCTGCGTCACCCGCTGGGTTGAGGCCTTGGAGGAAAACATGGCACCGCAGGTCGTGCTCGCCGCAACCCACGCGAGCGCGTTGGAATTTATTAGTCTGGAAGAGCTACAAGCCTACGCCGTGGACTAA
- a CDS encoding type II secretion system protein encodes MKLPSPRKKPSFAFSLIELLVVMVIIGILAATLIPVLSKAKSVSKQSACLSNMRQLAIAFHLYTGDHDYDLPGRVNVPGQDKWPKLLYEYTKTTKVFSAPGIEDSTGESLDLLSNATDNTSFIMNGYNDLGAYGNPDFHIKIISIPSPAQTILLGMPKAHDTNFYMDYNENNHTTILNLEAYGLGSNYVFADGSARFIKEADYQPIMWAVDKNYTVPGQ; translated from the coding sequence ATGAAACTCCCTTCTCCCCGGAAGAAGCCATCCTTCGCCTTCTCGCTCATCGAGCTGCTGGTCGTCATGGTGATCATTGGCATTCTGGCCGCGACCCTTATTCCAGTTCTATCCAAAGCGAAGTCAGTGTCGAAGCAAAGCGCCTGCCTTTCTAACATGCGGCAGCTAGCCATCGCTTTCCATCTTTACACCGGCGACCACGACTACGATCTGCCCGGACGTGTAAATGTTCCCGGACAGGATAAATGGCCGAAGCTGCTCTACGAATATACCAAGACGACCAAGGTTTTTTCCGCTCCCGGAATTGAGGACAGCACGGGTGAAAGTCTCGACCTTCTCTCTAATGCCACTGATAACACAAGCTTCATCATGAATGGCTACAACGATCTCGGCGCCTACGGCAATCCCGACTTCCATATCAAGATCATCAGCATCCCCTCTCCCGCGCAAACGATTTTGTTAGGAATGCCCAAGGCCCACGATACTAACTTCTACATGGACTACAATGAGAACAACCACACGACGATTCTCAATCTGGAAGCTTACGGACTGGGCTCCAACTACGTGTTTGCCGACGGATCGGCGCGCTTTATCAAAGAGGCCGACTACCAGCCGATCATGTGGGCCGTGGACAAAAATTACACTGTGCCCGGGCAGTAG
- a CDS encoding DUF2851 family protein yields MTPAEAYAPWSLSSRVDERLTLLPKLSELEIQARWFAGKFPVEFHTTDGRKVEIIHRGVWNREPGPDFCEAVVRFGNAEPKRGSIELDTNLKDWENHGHATNPAFNNVVLHLFLEPGTGEFFTRTEQNKFVPQVRLQLTDDERLPVVPPLAIQGRCAAPLTSIPLEVRTNLIEAAAHFRLQKKAEAFARLTSCYGWDEALFQTLAITLGYKENKNPFELLAQRIGLQTLRAEPASIDSLLFGCAGFLDATSLRKFAPDTQEYLRALWERWWSMRIRWERLILPRSAWKLTGSRPANHPQRRLAALGLIAKNWPAVSEAFRDSTLTRLEKVLGGLQHPYWSEHYTISSRRSAAPIALLGRSRILEMLVNVAVPASLSTSPNNWRSLAKIQQPLENRKLKTGILRLFGSDVSHVKTNILQQQGILQIYEDFCLRDLTDCARCPFPKKVLEWEVV; encoded by the coding sequence ATGACGCCCGCGGAGGCTTATGCCCCCTGGAGTTTGTCGTCGCGAGTCGATGAGCGACTAACATTGCTCCCGAAGCTATCGGAGTTGGAAATCCAGGCCCGCTGGTTTGCTGGAAAATTTCCGGTTGAGTTCCATACGACTGACGGGCGGAAAGTGGAAATCATCCATCGCGGCGTCTGGAACCGTGAGCCAGGTCCGGACTTTTGCGAGGCGGTCGTTCGCTTTGGCAACGCAGAACCCAAGCGCGGCAGCATCGAGTTGGATACCAATCTTAAGGATTGGGAAAACCACGGGCACGCGACCAATCCGGCCTTCAACAATGTCGTGTTGCATCTCTTTCTGGAGCCTGGAACGGGAGAATTTTTCACCCGCACGGAGCAGAATAAATTCGTCCCGCAAGTGCGCCTCCAACTAACAGACGACGAGCGACTTCCAGTGGTTCCTCCACTCGCGATTCAAGGCCGCTGCGCCGCGCCGCTGACTTCCATTCCATTGGAAGTGAGAACCAACTTGATCGAGGCTGCGGCGCATTTTCGTTTGCAGAAAAAGGCCGAGGCATTCGCGCGCCTAACCTCTTGTTATGGATGGGACGAGGCGCTGTTTCAGACGCTGGCAATTACGCTCGGCTACAAGGAAAACAAGAATCCCTTCGAATTGCTGGCCCAGCGCATCGGTTTGCAAACTCTTCGCGCCGAGCCGGCCAGCATCGACTCGCTGCTCTTCGGCTGCGCCGGTTTTCTCGACGCCACATCACTGCGGAAATTCGCACCCGACACACAGGAATATCTACGCGCCCTTTGGGAGCGCTGGTGGTCGATGCGCATACGCTGGGAGCGCCTCATTTTGCCTCGCTCCGCTTGGAAACTGACCGGCTCGCGTCCGGCGAATCACCCGCAACGCCGTCTGGCTGCGCTGGGTTTAATCGCGAAGAACTGGCCGGCTGTCTCGGAAGCCTTTCGTGATAGCACCCTAACTCGACTTGAAAAAGTGCTGGGTGGTTTGCAACATCCTTATTGGAGCGAGCATTACACCATCAGTTCGCGCCGTTCCGCCGCGCCCATCGCGCTTCTCGGCAGAAGCCGGATATTAGAAATGTTAGTCAACGTCGCCGTGCCCGCGTCGCTTTCCACTTCGCCTAACAACTGGCGCTCGCTCGCCAAAATTCAGCAGCCGCTGGAAAATCGAAAGCTGAAAACCGGCATTCTTCGACTCTTCGGCAGCGATGTTAGTCATGTGAAAACTAACATTCTCCAGCAGCAAGGCATTTTGCAAATCTACGAGGACTTCTGCCTGCGCGATCTCACCGATTGCGCGCGCTGTCCTTTTCCAAAGAAAGTTCTCGAATGGGAAGTTGTCTAG
- a CDS encoding TIGR03790 family protein yields the protein MRFLICLAILVSVLWSREMTAAPSLASKTLVIYNVNDPDSAQLARYYAARRGIPDEQILGLKCPTESEEISRDDYDTTIAIPLREAFTANNWWELSDNRVAPTAVIKNKIRYVALIRGMPLKVREKTSYPGDKPDTTTPFGPVNGCSVDSEIAVLGKFTKQISGPLNNPYYENYDRFDSVELPQYMLVCRLDGPSPDDVKRMIDESLRAESNGLFGWVLIDQRGTELPGYKVGDDWLKGAGTNFRKRGFPVFTDNIEPILPTGFPMPKTAIYFGWYNGDMAGAFTGAGVRFVPGAIACHIHSYSASTLRSRSIGWCGPLISSGADAVLGNVYEPYLTLTANLDIFSERLLRGYTFAESAWASQRTMSWMNVAVGDPLYRPYAILDNPEVSYGAEFERFHKSAVNNLVELSTGFSAEAWAQCRMAEGDDAAADYLFQQAIKKYKESDNIARAAWSYSEFLVHKGRKAAALTMMKDAEARIRGDSGSAFLMTHLLELEPALPSPSPAEASPTPVK from the coding sequence GTGCGATTTCTCATCTGCCTGGCGATCCTCGTTTCCGTGCTCTGGAGCCGAGAGATGACCGCCGCGCCGTCGCTGGCCTCGAAAACGCTGGTCATCTACAACGTCAACGACCCCGATTCTGCCCAGCTCGCCCGCTATTACGCCGCGCGGCGCGGGATTCCCGATGAGCAAATTCTCGGTCTGAAATGCCCGACGGAAAGCGAGGAAATCAGCCGCGACGACTACGATACGACCATCGCGATTCCATTGCGGGAGGCATTCACCGCCAACAACTGGTGGGAACTGAGCGACAACCGGGTTGCGCCCACGGCGGTCATCAAAAACAAAATTCGCTACGTCGCCCTGATTCGCGGCATGCCGCTCAAAGTCCGCGAGAAAACTAGCTATCCCGGCGACAAACCCGACACGACGACTCCTTTTGGCCCCGTGAACGGCTGCTCGGTAGATTCAGAAATCGCCGTTCTGGGTAAATTCACCAAACAAATTTCCGGTCCACTCAACAATCCCTACTACGAAAACTACGACCGCTTCGACTCGGTAGAACTCCCGCAATACATGCTCGTCTGCCGTCTCGACGGCCCAAGTCCGGATGACGTGAAGCGCATGATCGACGAATCTCTGCGAGCCGAGAGCAACGGGCTTTTTGGCTGGGTTCTAATCGATCAGCGCGGCACCGAGTTGCCCGGCTACAAGGTCGGCGACGACTGGTTGAAAGGTGCCGGTACTAACTTTCGCAAGCGCGGTTTTCCCGTCTTCACCGACAACATCGAGCCGATCCTGCCCACCGGATTTCCGATGCCGAAGACCGCGATTTATTTCGGCTGGTACAACGGCGACATGGCGGGCGCGTTCACCGGTGCCGGTGTGCGTTTCGTGCCTGGAGCCATCGCATGTCACATCCATTCCTACAGCGCTTCGACTCTGCGCAGCCGCTCGATCGGCTGGTGCGGACCCCTGATTAGCAGCGGAGCCGACGCCGTTCTAGGCAACGTCTATGAACCGTATCTAACACTTACGGCCAATCTCGATATTTTCAGCGAGCGATTGCTGCGCGGCTACACGTTTGCAGAAAGCGCCTGGGCCTCTCAACGGACGATGTCGTGGATGAATGTGGCCGTCGGCGATCCGCTCTATCGTCCGTATGCCATTCTCGATAATCCAGAAGTTAGCTATGGTGCGGAGTTTGAGAGGTTTCATAAAAGCGCGGTCAATAATCTGGTCGAACTCAGCACCGGATTCTCCGCAGAAGCCTGGGCACAGTGCCGGATGGCGGAAGGCGACGATGCTGCGGCGGACTACCTTTTCCAGCAGGCTATCAAGAAATACAAGGAGTCCGATAACATCGCGCGCGCGGCGTGGAGTTACAGTGAATTCCTGGTGCACAAAGGCCGCAAGGCCGCTGCCCTCACTATGATGAAAGACGCGGAAGCCCGGATTCGCGGCGACAGCGGCTCGGCCTTTCTAATGACGCACTTGCTGGAGCTGGAACCCGCCCTGCCAAGTCCAAGTCCAGCGGAAGCTTCACCGACTCCCGTAAAATGA
- a CDS encoding MBL fold metallo-hydrolase, translating into MQPIEITFLGTGTSQGVPMIGCDCAVCQSKDPRDKRTRSSIYVKTPEAAWVVDTGPDFREQVLREKIRWLDAVVYTHSHTDHVMGFDDLRRFCDARAGTMPIYASQETMTDLERVFDFAFNGTATFPGYVKPEKHLVDAPFLLGDTTLTPLPVKHGRAHVFGYLLTQNGVKRAAYLSDCKTVSAATVVALQDVPVLIVDALRHRPHPTHMNLEEALAFRKLVGAKRTWLTHLCHDLGHEETEATLPEDVRVAFDGLKITV; encoded by the coding sequence ATGCAACCCATCGAGATTACTTTTCTAGGCACCGGGACTTCGCAGGGAGTGCCGATGATTGGCTGCGATTGCGCGGTTTGCCAGTCAAAGGACCCGCGAGACAAGCGTACCCGGTCGTCCATTTATGTGAAAACACCCGAAGCCGCCTGGGTGGTGGACACGGGACCGGATTTCCGCGAACAGGTCTTGAGGGAAAAAATCCGCTGGCTGGACGCGGTGGTTTACACGCACTCACACACGGATCACGTCATGGGTTTCGACGATTTGCGGCGGTTCTGCGATGCACGCGCTGGCACGATGCCGATCTACGCTTCGCAGGAAACGATGACTGATTTGGAGCGGGTCTTTGACTTCGCATTCAATGGCACGGCGACTTTTCCCGGCTATGTGAAACCGGAAAAACATCTCGTCGATGCGCCGTTTCTCCTAGGTGATACGACTTTGACTCCGCTCCCGGTGAAGCACGGCCGCGCCCATGTTTTCGGCTATCTGCTGACGCAAAATGGCGTCAAACGCGCGGCTTATCTGAGCGATTGCAAAACGGTTTCCGCCGCTACTGTGGTCGCGCTGCAAGACGTGCCCGTGCTGATCGTCGATGCGCTGCGCCATCGCCCGCATCCGACGCACATGAATCTGGAGGAGGCGCTGGCGTTTCGGAAATTGGTCGGGGCGAAGCGCACCTGGCTCACCCATCTCTGCCACGATCTCGGCCACGAGGAGACGGAGGCGACACTGCCCGAAGACGTGCGAGTTGCCTTTGACGGATTGAAGATCACCGTCTAG
- the recN gene encoding DNA repair protein RecN, with protein MHDLARHTYSLPTVPAMLTSLRIRNLALVEDLSWPLGPGYTAITGETGAGKSIILGALKLLIGERADKSLIRSGADACTVEAAFSIENLLKWNSALAELGVEPCEDDQLLLKRSFTAGGANRQFINGSPTTLAVLKVLGEDLVDLHGPHDHQSLFSTARQLAILDQFAGNDLETYRGLYERVAGLRGEYEALSTSEAAVAQEIDLLQFQKNEIESADLDPAEAAETEARYAAISNSRRLIELGAAIRNALTETDDAASARHTDAQRLFRDLERLDPSASEMAVRHTALVAELDDIAVELDSYLAKLDLDPDQIATLEDRVNLLQTLRRKYGRTIEEVIAHGENVAARLAKITGRDAELNRLELELKKAEAALQDAGAKLTKSRQKAIAPLSAAVTTQLRDLGFRQSKFEITLVPSAAARATGFETIEFQFAPNPGEPIQPLRAIASSGEISRVMLAIKTALASQDEVALLVFDEVDANIGGEIAHAVGEKMASLGQQHQVLTITHLPQVAARAGEHFVVSKEVRDGRTHSTLTRLEADTRLTEIARMLGGQSKSALEHAATLLLVN; from the coding sequence TTGCATGATTTGGCCCGGCACACTTACAGTCTCCCGACCGTGCCCGCAATGCTCACCTCGCTTCGCATCCGCAATCTCGCCCTCGTCGAGGACCTCTCATGGCCGCTCGGGCCGGGTTACACCGCGATCACCGGGGAAACCGGCGCGGGCAAATCCATCATCCTCGGCGCATTAAAACTTCTCATCGGGGAGCGGGCCGACAAATCGCTCATTCGCTCCGGGGCCGACGCCTGCACAGTCGAAGCGGCTTTTTCCATCGAAAACCTATTGAAATGGAACTCCGCTCTGGCCGAACTCGGGGTCGAACCGTGCGAGGACGACCAGCTTCTCCTGAAACGCAGCTTCACCGCCGGCGGCGCAAATCGGCAATTCATCAACGGCAGCCCCACGACGCTCGCGGTGCTGAAAGTCCTTGGCGAGGACCTGGTCGATTTGCACGGGCCGCACGATCACCAGTCGCTTTTTTCCACGGCGCGCCAGCTCGCGATTCTGGATCAGTTTGCCGGAAACGACTTGGAAACTTATCGAGGTCTTTACGAGCGAGTGGCCGGGTTGCGCGGCGAATACGAGGCGCTTTCCACCAGCGAGGCGGCGGTCGCGCAGGAGATCGACCTCCTGCAATTTCAGAAAAACGAAATCGAATCCGCCGACCTCGATCCTGCTGAAGCCGCCGAGACCGAGGCGCGTTACGCCGCGATTTCCAACTCCCGCCGCCTGATCGAACTCGGTGCCGCCATTCGCAATGCGCTCACCGAGACGGATGACGCCGCCAGCGCCCGGCACACCGATGCGCAACGCCTTTTCCGCGACTTGGAACGGCTCGATCCGAGTGCGAGTGAAATGGCCGTGCGCCACACCGCCCTGGTCGCCGAGCTCGACGACATTGCCGTGGAACTCGATTCTTACCTCGCCAAACTCGATCTCGATCCGGATCAAATCGCCACGCTGGAAGATCGCGTGAATCTCCTGCAAACCCTGCGTCGAAAATACGGGCGCACCATTGAGGAAGTCATCGCCCACGGCGAAAACGTCGCCGCCCGCCTCGCCAAAATCACCGGTCGCGACGCCGAGCTGAATCGATTGGAACTCGAATTGAAAAAGGCCGAGGCCGCTCTCCAAGACGCCGGGGCCAAACTCACCAAGAGCCGCCAGAAAGCCATCGCCCCCCTCTCCGCCGCCGTCACCACGCAACTGCGCGATCTGGGTTTCCGCCAGTCGAAGTTCGAGATTACGCTCGTCCCCTCTGCCGCCGCCCGTGCGACTGGGTTTGAGACGATTGAGTTTCAGTTTGCCCCGAATCCAGGGGAACCGATCCAGCCGTTGCGCGCCATCGCGTCCAGTGGAGAAATTTCCCGCGTCATGCTGGCGATCAAGACGGCGCTGGCCAGTCAGGACGAAGTGGCGCTGCTGGTTTTCGACGAAGTGGATGCGAACATCGGCGGCGAGATTGCCCATGCGGTCGGAGAGAAAATGGCCAGCCTCGGCCAGCAGCATCAAGTGCTCACGATCACGCATTTACCCCAAGTCGCGGCGCGTGCCGGGGAGCATTTCGTCGTCTCCAAGGAAGTCCGCGACGGGCGGACCCATTCGACCCTAACTCGACTGGAAGCAGATACTCGCCTCACCGAAATTGCCCGAATGCTCGGAGGACAATCCAAGTCCGCCCTCGAACACGCCGCGACGTTATTGCTAGTGAATTGA